In Streptomyces sp. P9-A4, the genomic window GGAAGCGGGTCATGCCGGAAGCTCCGTTCGCGGGTGGGTCGTGGGGGAGGGGCTCGGGGAGGCGTCGGTGGGGGCTTCGCGCTCCGCGGCGAGGCGGCGGTGGGCGAGGAGGGCGCAGACGGTGAAGCCGAGGGCGTTGCCCAGGCCGTGGGTCGCCGCCGTCCAGGTCAGGCTGAGGTGCGGCAGGCCGGTCGCCTCGCCGAGCGCCCAGCTCAGCGCCAGGAGCATCGTGACGAAGAGGACCGCGGCCGAGACGGCGAGCAGTCCGCGGGTGATCCGGTCGGTGCCCACGGCCCGGCGTTCGCGCAGGGTCAGGACGGCGACCGTGGTCATTCCGGCGGTGAGGACGACCGCCCCGGCGAGCTCGGCCCAGTCGTCGACGAAGTAGCCGAGCAGGACGAGCAGTGTCCCGGCGGGGACGCTGAGCGCGGCGAAGCGGGCTGCGGGACCGTCGTCGAGGCGGCAGAGCAGCCCGGCGACCAGGGCGGCGGCGAACCCCGCGAAGTGGAAGTGCGGGACGGTCAGCGTGAGGAGGTCCAGGTCGAAGCCGAACAGCGGGTACGAGGCCCGCTCGGCGACGAGCGCGAGACCGGCGACGGAGGGCGCGACGAGGGCCGTGAGCACGGCCGTCTCCGCCGGGCGCAGCGAGCGGGTGAGGAAGAGCCTCGCCGGGGCCTGGAGCGCGAGCGCGAGGGTGGCGAGGGCGTAGACGGCGGCGAGCGCGGTCGAGAGCCCGGAGCGGGGCAGCCACAGGGCCGCGGCGCCGGGGACGGCGAACAGCGGCCAGGCCCGCCGCAGCAGGTCCCCGCCCGGTGGCCGGGGGCCGTCCAGGAGCGCGAGCCCCGTCGGGACCACCCAGAACATGCCGATCGTGACCACCGAGGCGACGAGGACCGACAGTGCGGTCATGTGCCCCTCCCCCCGCTTGAACGCGTTCAACTTGGCGATTTCGAGCGTAGAGGCTTTCTTGAACGTGTTCAAGTCCCTTGTCTCCGGTCGCCTACCCGGTCGGCCGCCCTCCGCTTGCGGTGCCCCGCGTGCTGCGACAGACATGAGGGACCGGCTGGAGGGACTGGCCGGAGGGCCGGCCGGAACCCGGGCGCCGGACCCCGGACGAGAAAGCGGGAGACACCAGGTGCGCTCAGCCCTCCGCCGGACGCGGCGAAACCCCACCGCCGCCGCGGCACAGACGCGCGCCGAAGGACAGACGCGCGGGGAGGCGCCGACGCGCGCTCCCGCCGCCACGCCCGCCGCCGTGTCCACCCGTACCGCCGCGCGCTCCGCCGCCGCCCTCGCCGCCGCCCTGCTGCTCGCCGGTTGCTCCTCCGTCTGGGAGGGCTCGCGCGGCGGGGCTGCGCCCGCCGCGGCGGGCGGCGGTGAGGACGTGTTCCTCCAGCCGCTCGCGGCCCAGGGCCCCGACCCCTTCACCGCTTCCACCGTCCGCAACGCCGTACGGCCGCCGTCCCCCGGGCGGGACCCCAGCGCCCCGGCCGAGCAGGTCCGCGAGGTCATCGGCTCCACCCCGGGCCTCTACGGGGGCACCCGGTCGGTCGGCAGCTGCGACGTCGAACGGCAGGTCGCCTTCCTCGGTACCGACCCGGGCAAGACCCGTGCCTTCGCGGAGGCCGCCGGCATCCCCGAGAGCAAGGTCGCCGGCTGGCTGCGCGGGCTGACCCCGGTGGTCCTGCGCGCGGACGTCAGGGTCACCAACCACGGCTACCGCGAGGGCCGCGCCACGGCCTTCCAGTCCGTCCTGCAGTCCGGTACGGCCGTCCTCGTCGACCAGTACGGGTCGCCGCGCGTCCGCTGCGCCTGCGGCAACCCCCTGCGCACCCCGGAGGCGACCCCGTCCGGCGTCCACCGGGGCGAGCCCTGGGACGAGTTCGACCCCGACCGTGTGATCGTCGTCCGGCCCACGACCACCGTCGTCACCAGCCTGGTCATCGTGAACGCCACCGACCGCAGCTGGATCGAACGGCGGACCGGCAGCGACGGCCGCGAGGACCGCGCACCCGCCGTGGCTCCGGCCTGCGACCCCGACGCCTGCGCCCTCACCGGGACCGGCACTCCCGCCCCGGCCACGCCCGACACCGGAGCTCCCGACACCGGCGCCCCGGATCGTCGTACCTCCCCGGCCCCCGCCTCCCCGGTCCCGCCCGCGCCCGTGCCGTCCGACCCCTCGGCCCCCCTCCCGGTCGGCCCCGACGCCTCCGGAACCGGTGGCACCGGCACCGAGCCCGCCCCCACGAACCCGGACCCGAACCCCCACCCCGTCCCCGACACCCCGCCGATCCCGGACGGGAACCCCGACCGGAACCCCGACGGGAGCCACGACCCCTACGCGGACCCCTATGCCGACCCGTACGCCGACCCCCGTACGGAACCCTTCCCCGACCCCTTCTCCGTGCCGCCCACCGTGCCCGAAGGCGAGCTGCCGCCCGAGCAGCTCTTCCCGGCGGGCCCGGTCCCGGACCGGCCCGAGACCTTCGAGGGGTGAAACGGATCTTCATGGTGCGCGCGGGCGGGGCTCCGCCTAGCGTGGCCCCATGAACGTGGGCAGCGGGGGCGGCGAGTCGACCGGGCGGCCGGCGCGGGTGCGGCTGGGGCCGGTGCCCGGCGCGGCCGGAATCCTGTCCGCGTACGGCTCCGCCTTCCGTATGGGCGGCTTCGACTGGGACCTGGTCGCCGGCACGATGGTCATGGACGACGCCTCGCTCGACGTCTTCGACATGGACCGCGCGGACTACGACGGCCGGCCCGAGACTCTCGGCTCACGGGTGCTGCCCGACGAGGGCCGCCGTCTCGACACCCTGGTCGCCCAGGCGCTCAAGGACGGCAGCGAGCAGTACGGCGCGTACTTCCGCATCCGGCGCAGAGACGGCGGACACCAGTGGACCCACACCCAGGGGATCGTCCACCGCGACGACACCGGCCGCCCGGTGCGCATCATCGGCGTCGTCCGCGACGCCACGCACGAACTCACCGAGTCCGCCGCCCGGCTCGGCCTCGACGAGGGGCGCCGCAGGCGCGCCGGGGTCGTCGAGGGCACCACGGCCGCCCTCGCGTACGCGCGGACCGTGCAGGACGTCATCGACCTGCTCAACGACTCGCACGCCCTCGAACACTTCGGCGCCGCGAGCCTCGTCGTGGGTCTCCTCGACGCCGGCCGGATCCATCTGGTCGCCGAGGGTCCCGAGGGCGCCTTCGTGCCGGGCACCCGATTCACCCGGGTGGACGAGCCGTACCCGATGAGTGAGGTGATCCGTACCCTGCGCCCCCGGTTCATCGACTCGCCGCGGGACTTCGCCGACTCCTTCCCCGTGCTCTGGCCGCACATCAGCGGACTCGGCATCACCGCCGCCGCCTATCTGCCGCTGGTCGCCCAGGCCCGGCCCATCGGGGCGCTCGGGCTGCTCTACAGCGACAGGACGGGGTTCAGCGAGGACGAGCGGACCCTGCTCGTCGCCCTCGGCAGCAGCATCGCCCAGAGCCTCCAGCGCGCCATGCTGTACGAGCAGGAGCACGACCTCGCCGAGGGGCTCCAGCAGGCGATGCTGCCGCGCCGCATCCCCGAGGTGCCCGGCGCGCGGACCGCCGTCCGCTACCGCTCGGCCCGCCTCGGCCGTGACATCGGCGGCGACTGGTACGACATCATCCCGCTGCCCGGCGGGCGGGTCGGCGCCGTCATCGGGGACGTACAGGGGCACGACACCCACGCCGCGGCCGTCATGGGACAGCTGCGGATCGTGCTGCGGGCCTACGCCGCCGAGGGGCACACCCCCGCCACCGTGATGGCGCGCGCCTCCGTCTTCCTCCACGAACTCGACACCGAACGCTTCGCCACCTGCACCTACGCGGAGGCCGACCTCGGCACCGGAGTCGTCCAGGTGGTCCGCGCCGGCCATGTCGACCCCCTGATCAGGGAGGCGGACGGCAGCTGCCGGCGCGTCCCGGTGGAGGGCGGGCTGCCGCTCGGGCTCTCCGCCGAGTTCGGCCGGCTCGACTACCCCGTGACGACCCTGGAACTGGACCCCGGCCAGACCCTGATGCTCTACACCGACGGTCTGGTGGAGAAGCCGGGCTCCGACCTCGACGAGGGCCTCCAGTGGCTCTCCGCCCTCGTCCGGCGCGGCCCCGCCGACCTCCAGGAACTCGCCGACCTCCTCTGCGACGTGGTCGCCGACCGGGGCGGGGAGGACGATGTCGCGATCCTCCTCCTGCGTCGCCAGGGCGCGCCCGGGGGCCAGGGCGCGGGCCGGTTCCAGCAGCACGTGGCGCAGAGCGACCCCGAGGCGCTCAGCTCGGCCCGGCACATGATCCGGGCGGCCGTACGGTCCTGGGGCGCCGGGGAGCGCGCCGACGAGATCGAACTGGTCGCCGACGAGCTGATGACCAACGCCCTGATGCACACCGACGGCGGGGCGATCGTGACCCTGCGGGCCCTGGGCGGGCCCGGACGGCGGCTCCGGGTGGAGGTGGAGGACCGCTCCAGCGCCCTGCCCCGGCGCCGGGAGGCGGGGGAGGCCGGGGTGTCCGGCCGGGGCCTGCTGCTCGTCGACCAGCTCTCCGACGAGTGGGGCGTGGAGTCGAGGGGTGGCGGCAAGTGTGTGTGGTGCGAGTTCACCGTGGAGCACTGAAGCTGTTAACCGAGTGTGAACTGATCGTACTTGACCGTAACTGACGGTACGCGATTGACTTCGCTCACCCGGCTCTCCGCGCAGGACAAGCTCAGGACAAGAGGACACCGTGAGCAGTGAGCTACTGGCACCCCTGGACCTGGCCTTCTGGCACCTGGAATCCCCATCCCACCCCCTCCACCTCGGGGCCCTCGCCCACTTCGGACCCCTGCCCGTGACCACCGGGCACGAGCCGGCCGACGTCCTGAGCCTGCTCGCCCGGCGCGCCGCCGCCGTCCCCCGGCTCCGCATGCGCGTCCGCGACGTCCTGCTCCCGGTCGGCGGCTCCGCCTGGACCGCAGACCCGGACTTCGACGTACGCCACCACGTCCACGAGATCGCCGTCCCCGGCGCCGACTTCCCGGCCGAGACCGCCCGGCTCGCCGCCGAACTCATGGAACGCCCCGTCGCCCGAGGTCTGCCGCCCTGGGAGATGTACCTGCTGAGCGGCGCCCCCGACGGCTCCTTCGCCGTCCTCGTCAAGCTCCACCACGCCCTCGCCGACGGCATGCGGGCCGTCGCCATCGGCGCCGGGATCTTCGACGAGATCGCCGTGGGCCGCCGCCCCGCGAACCGTCAGCGGCCGGTCCCGCCGCGCTCCTGGCTCCCCGGCCCCGGACGGCTCCTCGGCATGGCCCGCGACCGGATCGGCGACCTCGGCCGGGCCGTCGAGGTCGGTGCCTCGGTCGTCGGCGCCTCCGTCGTCCGCGCCGGACGGCTCGACGGGCGCCCCGCCCTCGCCGCCGAGTCCAGCGGAACCCGCCGGATCGCCACCGTCACACTGCCCCTCGACCGCGTCCACCGCGTCCGCCGCACCACCGGCGGAACCGCCAACGACGTCCTCCTCGCCGTCGTCGCCGGAGCCCTACGCCGCTGGTTCGACGGGCGCGGACTGCCTTTCCCCGGCGCCGACCCGCGCGCCCTCGTCCCCGTCTCGCGGCGCCGCCCCGGCACCCCGCCCGGCCCCGGAAACAGCCTCTCCGGCTACCTCGTCGACCTGCCCGTCACCGAACCCGACCCGACCGCCCGGCTCGCCGCCGTCCGTACGGCCATGGACCGCAACAAGGCCGCTGGCCCCTTCCGGGGCGCCGGAGCCGTCGCCCTCCTGGCCGACCGACTGCCCCCGCTGGCCCACCGCTTCGGCGCGCCGCTCGCCTCCGGCGCCGCCTGGCTCCTCTTCGACCTCCTCGTCACCCAGGTCCCGCTGCCCCGCTCCGCGCTCTCCCTCGGCGGCGCCCCGCTCCGCGCGCTGTTCCCCATGGCCCCGCTGGCCCGGGGCCAGTCGCTGGCCGTCGCGATGTCCCCGTACGACGGCCGGGTCCACATCGGCCTCGTCGCCGACGGCGAGGCCGTCCCCGACCTCGACGCGCTGGCCGAGGCCCTCACGGCCGAACTCGACCTGCTCGACCCACCGGCGAACTAGGGCCCGTCGTCGAACCGCTCGCCCGAACCGCCGACGCGACCCGCAGGCCACCCGACCCGAACCGGCGACGCGGTCGGCCACGCGACCCGCCGACGCGCGAGTGACCCCACCCGACCCGCCGACGTGCCTGCCGCGCGGCCCCGCCGCCCGTGCGGCAGGGTGGAGGCATGCCCGAACTCCCCGAGGTGGAAGCGCTGCGCGCGTTCCTCGACACCCACCTGGTGGGCAAGGAGATCGCCCGTGTGCTGCCCGTCGCGATCAGCGTCCTCAAGACCTACGACCCGCCCCTGAGCGCCGTCGAGGGCGCCGAGGTCACCGGCGTCGGGCGGCACGGGAAGTTCCTCGACCTCGTCACCACCGGACCCGCGGGCGAGCTTCACATCCTCGTCCACCTCGCCCGCGCGGGCTGGCTCCGCTGGCAGGACCCGCTGCCCTCCGGACCGCCCAAGCCGGGCAAGGGCCCGCTCGCCCTGCGCACCGCGCTCACCGGTGGCGACGGCTTCGACCTCACCGAGGCGGGCACCACGAAGCGCCTCGCCGTGTACGTGGTGCGCGATCCGCAGGAGGTGCCGGGCGTGGCCCGTCTCGGCCCCGACCCGCTCGCCGAGGACTTCGGGCCCGAGGAGTTCGCCGCCCTGCTCGACGGGGAACGCCGCCAGATCAAGGGCGCCCTGCGCGACCAGAGCCTCATCGCCGGTATCGGCAACGCGTACAGCGACGAGATCCTGCACGCCGCGAAGACCTCCCCCTTCAAACCGACCGCGCACCTCACCCCGGCGGAGACGGCCGCCCTCTACACCGCGATGAGGACCACCCTCCATGACGCCGTCGAACGCTCCCACGGCCTCGCCGCGGGCAGGCTCAAGGCCGAGAAGAAGAGCGGCCTGCGCGTCCACGGCCGCACCGGCGAACCCTGCCCGGTCTGCGGGGACACCATCCGCGAGGTCTCCTTCAGTGACTCCTCCCTCCAGTACTGCCCCACCTGCCAGACCGGCGGGAAGATCCTCGCCGACAGAAGGCTTTCCCGCCTTCTCAAGTAGCCGGGGCCTACACCTCGTGCGCCGCGGCGAGTTCGGTGTTGAGCGTGCGCAGGAAGGAGGCGATCGTCGCGAGCTCCGCGGGCGTGAACCGGCCGCGTGCGGTCTCGGTGGCT contains:
- a CDS encoding YndJ family protein, which translates into the protein MSVLVASVVTIGMFWVVPTGLALLDGPRPPGGDLLRRAWPLFAVPGAAALWLPRSGLSTALAAVYALATLALALQAPARLFLTRSLRPAETAVLTALVAPSVAGLALVAERASYPLFGFDLDLLTLTVPHFHFAGFAAALVAGLLCRLDDGPAARFAALSVPAGTLLVLLGYFVDDWAELAGAVVLTAGMTTVAVLTLRERRAVGTDRITRGLLAVSAAVLFVTMLLALSWALGEATGLPHLSLTWTAATHGLGNALGFTVCALLAHRRLAAEREAPTDASPSPSPTTHPRTELPA
- a CDS encoding DUF6777 domain-containing protein, which translates into the protein MSTRTAARSAAALAAALLLAGCSSVWEGSRGGAAPAAAGGGEDVFLQPLAAQGPDPFTASTVRNAVRPPSPGRDPSAPAEQVREVIGSTPGLYGGTRSVGSCDVERQVAFLGTDPGKTRAFAEAAGIPESKVAGWLRGLTPVVLRADVRVTNHGYREGRATAFQSVLQSGTAVLVDQYGSPRVRCACGNPLRTPEATPSGVHRGEPWDEFDPDRVIVVRPTTTVVTSLVIVNATDRSWIERRTGSDGREDRAPAVAPACDPDACALTGTGTPAPATPDTGAPDTGAPDRRTSPAPASPVPPAPVPSDPSAPLPVGPDASGTGGTGTEPAPTNPDPNPHPVPDTPPIPDGNPDRNPDGSHDPYADPYADPYADPRTEPFPDPFSVPPTVPEGELPPEQLFPAGPVPDRPETFEG
- a CDS encoding SpoIIE family protein phosphatase, whose translation is MNVGSGGGESTGRPARVRLGPVPGAAGILSAYGSAFRMGGFDWDLVAGTMVMDDASLDVFDMDRADYDGRPETLGSRVLPDEGRRLDTLVAQALKDGSEQYGAYFRIRRRDGGHQWTHTQGIVHRDDTGRPVRIIGVVRDATHELTESAARLGLDEGRRRRAGVVEGTTAALAYARTVQDVIDLLNDSHALEHFGAASLVVGLLDAGRIHLVAEGPEGAFVPGTRFTRVDEPYPMSEVIRTLRPRFIDSPRDFADSFPVLWPHISGLGITAAAYLPLVAQARPIGALGLLYSDRTGFSEDERTLLVALGSSIAQSLQRAMLYEQEHDLAEGLQQAMLPRRIPEVPGARTAVRYRSARLGRDIGGDWYDIIPLPGGRVGAVIGDVQGHDTHAAAVMGQLRIVLRAYAAEGHTPATVMARASVFLHELDTERFATCTYAEADLGTGVVQVVRAGHVDPLIREADGSCRRVPVEGGLPLGLSAEFGRLDYPVTTLELDPGQTLMLYTDGLVEKPGSDLDEGLQWLSALVRRGPADLQELADLLCDVVADRGGEDDVAILLLRRQGAPGGQGAGRFQQHVAQSDPEALSSARHMIRAAVRSWGAGERADEIELVADELMTNALMHTDGGAIVTLRALGGPGRRLRVEVEDRSSALPRRREAGEAGVSGRGLLLVDQLSDEWGVESRGGGKCVWCEFTVEH
- a CDS encoding wax ester/triacylglycerol synthase family O-acyltransferase, giving the protein MSSELLAPLDLAFWHLESPSHPLHLGALAHFGPLPVTTGHEPADVLSLLARRAAAVPRLRMRVRDVLLPVGGSAWTADPDFDVRHHVHEIAVPGADFPAETARLAAELMERPVARGLPPWEMYLLSGAPDGSFAVLVKLHHALADGMRAVAIGAGIFDEIAVGRRPANRQRPVPPRSWLPGPGRLLGMARDRIGDLGRAVEVGASVVGASVVRAGRLDGRPALAAESSGTRRIATVTLPLDRVHRVRRTTGGTANDVLLAVVAGALRRWFDGRGLPFPGADPRALVPVSRRRPGTPPGPGNSLSGYLVDLPVTEPDPTARLAAVRTAMDRNKAAGPFRGAGAVALLADRLPPLAHRFGAPLASGAAWLLFDLLVTQVPLPRSALSLGGAPLRALFPMAPLARGQSLAVAMSPYDGRVHIGLVADGEAVPDLDALAEALTAELDLLDPPAN
- a CDS encoding Fpg/Nei family DNA glycosylase, whose protein sequence is MPELPEVEALRAFLDTHLVGKEIARVLPVAISVLKTYDPPLSAVEGAEVTGVGRHGKFLDLVTTGPAGELHILVHLARAGWLRWQDPLPSGPPKPGKGPLALRTALTGGDGFDLTEAGTTKRLAVYVVRDPQEVPGVARLGPDPLAEDFGPEEFAALLDGERRQIKGALRDQSLIAGIGNAYSDEILHAAKTSPFKPTAHLTPAETAALYTAMRTTLHDAVERSHGLAAGRLKAEKKSGLRVHGRTGEPCPVCGDTIREVSFSDSSLQYCPTCQTGGKILADRRLSRLLK